A stretch of the Xiphias gladius isolate SHS-SW01 ecotype Sanya breed wild chromosome 19, ASM1685928v1, whole genome shotgun sequence genome encodes the following:
- the LOC120805330 gene encoding gamma-crystallin M3-like has translation MTSTGINMMSRIIFFEDRNFQGRSYECMSDCPDMSSFLSKCQSCRVERGCFMVYDRTNYMGNQFFLRGGEYADHLSVLGLSDCIRSCRMIPMHRGPFRMRIYEKENFGGQMNELTEDCDNITDRLRMSNCQSCNVMEGHWLMYEQPQFRGKMMYMRPGEHRTFLNLGGSIIRFMSMRRITDTCY, from the exons ATGACTTCCACTGGAATAAACATGATGAGCAGG ATCATCTTCTTCGAGGACAGGAACTTCCAGGGTCGTTCCTACGAGTGCATGAGTGACTGCCCCGACATGTCCTCCTTCCTGAGCAAGTGTCAGTCCTGCAGGGTGGAGAGAGGCTGTTTTATGGTGTACGACCGCACTAACTACATGGGCAACCAGTTCTTCCTGAGGGGGGGCGAGTACGCCGACCACCTGAGCGTCCTGGGCTTGAGCGACTGCATTAGGTCCTGCCGCATGATCCCAATG CACAGGGGACCCTTCAGGATGAGGATCTACGAGAAGGAGAACTTCGGAGGTCAGATGAATGAGCTGACAGAGGACTGTGACAACATCACGGACCGTCTACGCATGTCCAACTGCCAGTCCTGCAACGTGATGGAGGGCCACTGGCTGATGTACGAGCAGCCCCAATTCAGAGGCAAGATGATGTACATGAGGCCCGGCGAGCACAGGACCTTCCTTAACTTGGGCGGGAGCATCATCAGGTTCATGAGCATG